The following are from one region of the Pectobacterium actinidiae genome:
- a CDS encoding hemagglutinin repeat-containing protein has protein sequence MNKHLYRIVFNRARGVLMVVSELCRGCVKDSASSGLGPTLSQITGRLSPLTFLLLGVMGFVTLVPAVQANIVADGNAPGNQKPTILQTANGTPQVNIQTPSAGGVSRNVYSQFDVNQKGAILNNSRNQVQTQQGGWVAGNPWLAKGEAKVILNEVNSRDPSKLNGYIEVAGKKAQVVIANPSGITCDGCGFINANRATLTTGQAMMENGQLKGYQVEKGHIRVQGSGMDSSRQDYTDLIAQSVEINAGLWANDLKVTAGRNTVDAEQQKIEKASTNSGSTERTQPTLAVDVAQLGGMYAGKIQLIGTEQGVGVRNAGTIGAQAGSVTLSADGRIENSGSINATQDVRLAGRELENSGKVYAQRDVAVSTQQQTANRGVLAAQRNATVQAANISNQKGAVLGAGINSDGSVAQNGNLSLNASQRTDANGQQLAGGSLTIAATEVNTDGSQTQATDVTLNATNGSVSSRKAKISADNTLKVTATKAVNNTDGTLIAGKKLDVQAESLSGDGQLLSLGDMSLTATQPFNNQSDVIANGKLDLTVMGDVINRQKIQSGSELTLTAARLDNQASGEISSQKTLLALSDSVTNRGLIDASRTRIDAGTLNNIGSGRLYGDWISLQAQTLNNLNEAGSGATIAARQRLDLGVGTLNNRQHGLIYSDGVMALGRNLDAEGMAIGQAEAINNHSATIESIGDMALSASQINNINDNLVTEIVTSATQIDEAVLRGHTTRYNWNDIRRTRNKYGVNTAHMPDGYADDNFYRYTYTRTVNETRVKESDPGQILSGSNLYITAARMTNSDSRVIAAGLLIDGVKELSNLATPGERTTTDLGRQERWYAKKKKNWRGVTRTSQGIDGNSYAPAANVEKIDLNVHAWREQASFNGSGYAVTALRAGDVGQHVGTPTATLPSSSLFTLQPAAESRYLVETDARFTNQKQWLSSDYMLQAFSAEGQNKRLGDGFYEQREVSEQIAQLTGQRYLAGYNSDEVQYKALMDAGIAFGQQFSLTPGIALTQEQMALLTTDMVWMVNKSVTLPDGSSQTVFVPQVYTKVRSNEQIGAGSLLAGNTISVGLAGGMLNSGRIAARDTLFISSDALDNQGGSLLGKQVQLQVRNDLNNVGGVIQAEDKLTALAGGNINSTSTLSGGEDNRILDRVAGMYVQNDKGKLTLVAGKDINLTGSQVINSGADSATLISAGNNLNLATLTTTETLNSDWDSNNYRHYQAREDIGSEIAANGQIALRAGQNLNATAASVTAQQGLQVQAGNDINLTSGESSYTLTEHSKQSSRGLLSAQSSERHDSIQHQSAVGSSFSGETVAIAAGHNVQIAGSSVAGTQDVGITAGRDITVTTAQENHQETHLKEEKKSGLMGSGGIGFTIGQASQKSTTDTDGMSEKSSIIGSEKGNTTLLAGNGLTVKGSDIVAGQDLTLQGKTVDVLATENSQTQRQTYEQKQSGLTLALSGTVGGMVNSAVQTAQTAKATEDERLQALQGVKATLSGVQAGQAAYLAALQGKDDPNNNNVVGVSVSLGSQSSKSEQTVEQRTAQGSSLNAGRNLSLRATGDDIRVQRGELRAGQDVTLDAARDIHLLSAQNSQHTEGSNKSKGGSIGLSLGAGSGGFSLSVNASMNKAKGSELGEGLSHTETLLDAGRQVRINSGRDTTLQGAQISGQQITARVGRDLLLRSEQDSDVYDSKQQSMSAGVSIPIYGAGTASASFSMSKDKMHSDYRSVQEQTGLFAGQGGYDVQVGNHTQLDGAVIGSTAEAAKNRLETGTLGFSDIENKAEFDVSHSGVGISTGGPVGMQMLSNLASNSLISGNNDGNAASTTRAAISEGQLVIRDEANQRQDVAQLSRDVEHANQTLSPIFDKEKEQKRLQQMQVVAEISNQVIDIAGMHGAIIATKAAKAEAEAKVAGLSAADRLAARDALATGDNSNLTPTEADIQKYVYQTSYDKAYTQALNSSGFGTGGAIRQGIMAVSAAVQGLAGGNVAQAIAGAAAPYLATEIKKATTDAKGNVNIAANAVAHAVLGGIVAEASGNSALAGAAGAATGELAARVIADRLYPGKAISEMTESEKQTVTTLSLLAGGLAAGTAGDSTSNAVAGAQAGRNAVENNLFYPGSVPKGVSDYGQSATSLYTNTNLTDEQGNVLNPTTDEQRQYAMHKLVTGTMPEGQDPVRGLLTAWGAGASVVGGTIVAPAAGVYAVFGGGLLGGITDATKQFLTMSPNDTYSYTDTLIAVGTGALTQGKGTTFSLFVNTGGAYLGSKAKGEDPSASMAGNVIGTVIGNKVGGKFTQQMLSKGYSPVSSEVIGSVASGVTSTGSGYMTEKVIKNTGAENAEE, from the coding sequence ATGAATAAGCACCTGTATCGCATCGTTTTTAACCGCGCTCGCGGCGTTTTGATGGTGGTTTCTGAATTGTGCCGCGGCTGCGTCAAAGATTCCGCCTCGTCTGGCCTTGGGCCAACGTTGAGCCAGATAACAGGGCGACTTTCCCCGCTGACATTCCTATTGCTGGGTGTGATGGGGTTTGTCACGCTCGTGCCTGCGGTACAGGCGAACATTGTGGCGGATGGCAACGCACCTGGTAACCAGAAGCCCACGATCTTACAAACGGCAAACGGGACACCACAGGTTAATATTCAAACGCCAAGTGCAGGTGGCGTATCCCGTAATGTTTACAGCCAATTCGATGTGAACCAGAAGGGAGCCATTCTCAATAATTCGCGTAATCAGGTGCAGACACAGCAAGGAGGCTGGGTGGCTGGCAACCCGTGGCTGGCTAAAGGTGAAGCGAAGGTCATTCTGAACGAAGTTAATTCGCGCGATCCCAGTAAATTGAACGGTTATATCGAAGTTGCCGGGAAGAAAGCACAGGTGGTGATTGCGAACCCGTCGGGCATCACTTGTGATGGCTGTGGCTTTATCAATGCTAATCGCGCGACGCTGACGACCGGTCAGGCGATGATGGAAAATGGCCAACTGAAAGGCTATCAGGTTGAAAAAGGCCACATTCGTGTACAAGGCTCGGGGATGGATTCAAGCCGTCAGGACTACACCGACCTGATCGCGCAGAGTGTGGAAATCAACGCCGGACTATGGGCGAACGATTTGAAAGTGACGGCAGGACGAAACACGGTCGATGCCGAACAGCAGAAAATCGAAAAAGCATCGACGAACTCCGGATCAACGGAACGAACCCAGCCGACGCTGGCGGTCGATGTGGCACAGCTTGGCGGCATGTACGCGGGCAAAATTCAGCTTATTGGTACCGAGCAGGGCGTTGGGGTGCGCAATGCCGGTACGATTGGCGCACAGGCGGGCAGTGTGACGCTCTCTGCTGACGGCCGTATTGAGAACAGCGGTAGCATTAATGCCACACAGGATGTACGACTGGCGGGACGCGAACTGGAGAATAGCGGCAAAGTTTATGCCCAGCGGGATGTGGCGGTCAGCACACAACAGCAAACGGCTAACCGTGGCGTGCTGGCTGCGCAACGCAATGCGACCGTGCAAGCGGCAAACATTAGCAACCAGAAAGGCGCGGTGCTAGGGGCGGGAATCAACAGCGATGGCTCGGTGGCACAAAACGGCAATCTGTCGTTAAACGCGAGCCAGCGGACGGATGCCAATGGTCAGCAACTGGCAGGCGGCTCATTGACGATTGCAGCAACCGAGGTGAACACAGACGGCAGCCAGACGCAGGCAACGGATGTTACGCTCAACGCCACCAACGGTTCGGTTTCCAGCCGTAAGGCGAAAATCAGCGCGGATAACACCCTCAAGGTGACGGCGACGAAAGCCGTCAACAATACCGACGGCACGCTGATTGCCGGGAAAAAGCTGGATGTGCAGGCCGAGAGCCTGAGCGGTGATGGACAACTGTTGTCGCTGGGCGATATGTCATTGACTGCCACGCAGCCATTCAACAACCAGAGTGATGTGATCGCGAACGGCAAACTCGACCTTACGGTCATGGGCGACGTTATCAATCGCCAAAAAATCCAATCTGGCAGCGAGCTGACGCTGACGGCGGCCCGCCTCGATAATCAGGCCAGCGGTGAAATTAGCAGTCAGAAGACCCTGTTGGCGCTCTCGGATTCAGTGACCAACCGTGGCCTGATCGATGCGAGTCGAACCCGTATTGATGCGGGCACGTTGAACAATATTGGCAGTGGTCGCCTCTATGGCGACTGGATTAGCCTGCAAGCACAGACGCTGAACAACCTGAATGAAGCGGGCTCTGGGGCAACGATCGCCGCCCGCCAGCGTTTGGATCTGGGTGTCGGCACGCTCAATAATCGCCAGCACGGCCTGATTTACAGTGACGGTGTTATGGCGTTGGGGCGTAATCTTGATGCAGAAGGCATGGCAATAGGTCAGGCTGAGGCGATCAATAACCACAGCGCTACCATTGAGTCCATCGGTGATATGGCGTTATCCGCCAGCCAGATTAATAACATTAACGATAATCTGGTGACGGAAATCGTTACCAGCGCGACTCAAATCGATGAAGCCGTGCTGCGTGGACATACCACGCGCTACAACTGGAATGACATCCGTCGGACACGTAATAAATACGGCGTGAACACCGCGCATATGCCGGATGGATACGCTGACGATAATTTCTATCGCTATACCTACACGCGTACTGTCAATGAAACGCGAGTGAAAGAGAGCGATCCGGGGCAGATTCTGTCCGGTAGCAATTTGTATATTACTGCGGCGCGGATGACCAACAGCGATAGCCGGGTGATTGCGGCAGGCCTGTTGATTGACGGTGTGAAAGAACTGAGCAATCTGGCGACACCGGGCGAACGTACGACAACTGACCTTGGGCGTCAGGAACGTTGGTATGCCAAGAAGAAAAAGAACTGGCGCGGCGTTACGCGAACGTCTCAGGGCATTGACGGTAATAGCTATGCACCCGCTGCTAACGTCGAAAAGATCGACTTGAACGTGCATGCCTGGCGTGAGCAGGCTTCGTTCAACGGGTCGGGCTATGCGGTGACGGCGCTGCGTGCAGGTGACGTCGGTCAGCATGTCGGTACGCCGACGGCAACGCTTCCGTCCAGTAGCTTGTTTACCCTACAACCTGCCGCAGAGAGCCGCTATCTGGTGGAAACGGATGCGCGGTTTACTAATCAGAAACAGTGGCTTAGCTCCGATTACATGCTGCAAGCCTTCAGTGCCGAAGGCCAGAATAAACGGCTGGGCGATGGCTTTTATGAACAGCGAGAAGTCAGTGAACAAATTGCGCAATTAACCGGACAACGCTATCTGGCGGGTTATAACAGTGATGAGGTGCAGTACAAGGCCTTGATGGATGCAGGTATCGCATTCGGACAGCAATTCTCACTGACGCCAGGTATCGCTCTGACGCAGGAACAGATGGCGCTACTCACCACCGACATGGTCTGGATGGTGAACAAATCGGTGACCCTACCAGACGGCTCTTCACAAACAGTGTTCGTCCCACAGGTTTACACCAAAGTTCGTTCAAACGAGCAAATCGGCGCGGGTAGCCTGCTGGCGGGGAATACGATCTCTGTTGGGTTGGCGGGTGGCATGCTGAACAGCGGGAGGATTGCCGCGCGCGATACCCTGTTTATCTCGTCGGATGCGTTGGACAATCAGGGTGGTTCGCTACTGGGTAAACAGGTACAGCTACAGGTTCGCAACGATCTGAATAACGTCGGTGGTGTCATTCAGGCCGAAGACAAACTGACCGCACTGGCGGGCGGTAATATCAACAGCACCAGCACGTTGAGCGGCGGGGAAGATAACCGCATTCTGGATCGCGTCGCGGGCATGTACGTCCAGAATGATAAGGGCAAACTGACGCTGGTGGCGGGTAAAGACATCAACCTGACCGGCAGTCAGGTGATTAACTCGGGAGCGGACAGCGCCACGCTGATCAGCGCGGGTAACAATCTGAATCTGGCGACGCTGACGACCACAGAAACGTTGAACAGCGACTGGGATAGCAATAATTATCGCCATTATCAGGCGCGTGAAGACATCGGTAGCGAGATTGCCGCCAATGGCCAAATAGCATTACGTGCGGGGCAAAACCTGAATGCGACGGCGGCATCCGTCACCGCGCAACAGGGGCTACAGGTTCAGGCGGGGAACGACATTAACCTGACCAGTGGCGAGTCATCTTATACGTTGACGGAGCACAGTAAGCAAAGCAGCCGTGGATTGCTCTCCGCCCAGTCCAGCGAGCGACATGACAGCATTCAGCATCAATCGGCGGTAGGGAGTTCGTTCAGCGGCGAGACGGTGGCGATCGCAGCAGGTCACAACGTGCAGATCGCAGGCAGCTCAGTGGCGGGGACGCAGGATGTCGGTATTACCGCCGGACGTGATATTACCGTGACCACGGCGCAAGAGAATCATCAGGAAACGCATCTAAAGGAAGAGAAGAAATCCGGTCTGATGGGCAGCGGTGGCATTGGATTTACCATTGGTCAGGCTAGCCAGAAAAGCACGACTGACACCGATGGTATGAGTGAAAAATCCAGCATTATTGGCAGTGAAAAGGGCAACACGACGCTACTGGCAGGTAATGGGCTGACCGTGAAAGGTAGTGACATTGTCGCCGGACAGGATTTAACGCTGCAAGGTAAAACGGTAGACGTGCTGGCGACGGAGAACAGCCAGACTCAGCGCCAGACCTATGAGCAGAAACAGAGTGGGCTGACGCTGGCGCTCAGCGGCACGGTAGGCGGTATGGTGAATTCGGCCGTACAAACGGCGCAGACGGCCAAAGCGACGGAAGACGAGCGTCTTCAGGCTTTACAGGGTGTGAAAGCGACGCTGAGCGGTGTACAGGCAGGGCAGGCAGCCTATCTGGCGGCGTTGCAGGGTAAAGACGACCCCAATAATAACAACGTGGTGGGCGTCAGTGTCTCGTTGGGGAGCCAGTCCTCGAAATCTGAACAGACGGTCGAGCAACGTACCGCACAAGGTAGCAGCCTGAATGCTGGAAGGAATTTGTCTTTGAGAGCAACCGGTGACGATATTCGGGTTCAGAGAGGTGAATTGCGCGCGGGCCAAGACGTGACGCTGGATGCCGCACGCGATATTCACCTGCTGTCCGCCCAGAACAGCCAGCACACGGAAGGGAGCAACAAGAGCAAAGGCGGCAGCATTGGCCTGAGTCTTGGCGCGGGTAGCGGCGGTTTTAGCCTGAGCGTGAACGCCAGTATGAATAAAGCGAAAGGGAGTGAGCTGGGCGAAGGACTGAGCCACACTGAAACACTGCTGGATGCCGGACGTCAGGTACGTATAAACAGCGGCCGGGATACCACGTTGCAGGGCGCACAGATCAGCGGGCAGCAGATTACGGCACGAGTGGGACGCGACTTGCTGTTACGCAGCGAGCAGGACAGCGATGTTTACGACAGCAAACAGCAGAGCATGAGTGCGGGCGTCAGCATCCCGATTTATGGGGCGGGAACCGCTTCAGCCAGCTTCAGTATGAGCAAGGACAAAATGCACAGCGACTACCGCAGTGTGCAGGAGCAGACGGGACTGTTTGCCGGGCAGGGGGGCTACGATGTGCAGGTGGGCAACCATACACAGCTTGACGGCGCAGTGATAGGTTCTACGGCAGAGGCAGCGAAAAACCGACTGGAAACCGGGACGCTGGGCTTTAGCGATATTGAGAATAAAGCCGAATTTGATGTCTCGCACAGCGGCGTCGGTATCAGTACTGGCGGGCCGGTGGGTATGCAGATGCTCAGCAATCTGGCATCCAACTCCCTGATCAGCGGCAATAATGATGGCAATGCCGCGAGCACAACGCGCGCGGCGATCAGCGAGGGGCAGTTGGTCATCCGCGATGAGGCCAACCAGCGTCAGGATGTCGCACAGTTGAGCCGTGATGTTGAACACGCGAACCAGACGCTGAGTCCGATCTTTGACAAAGAGAAAGAACAGAAGCGTTTGCAACAGATGCAGGTGGTTGCAGAAATCAGCAATCAGGTCATCGACATTGCTGGTATGCACGGGGCAATCATTGCCACGAAAGCGGCGAAGGCAGAAGCGGAAGCGAAGGTGGCAGGTCTTTCTGCTGCTGATAGGCTGGCGGCTAGAGACGCCCTTGCGACAGGCGACAACTCGAATCTGACGCCGACAGAGGCAGATATTCAGAAATATGTTTATCAGACGTCGTATGACAAAGCCTATACTCAGGCGTTGAACAGTTCCGGATTTGGCACCGGTGGTGCGATTCGTCAGGGCATCATGGCGGTTTCGGCGGCAGTACAGGGGCTGGCCGGTGGTAACGTTGCGCAGGCGATCGCGGGAGCGGCGGCACCGTATCTGGCGACAGAAATCAAGAAAGCCACGACGGACGCAAAAGGTAACGTAAATATCGCTGCCAATGCGGTAGCGCACGCGGTGCTGGGTGGCATTGTGGCAGAAGCCAGCGGCAACAGTGCGCTAGCGGGTGCGGCAGGTGCCGCGACGGGTGAGTTGGCGGCGCGAGTGATTGCTGACAGGCTGTATCCGGGTAAAGCCATCTCGGAAATGACGGAAAGTGAAAAGCAGACGGTCACCACGCTCTCGCTTCTGGCGGGCGGTCTGGCGGCCGGCACGGCAGGCGACTCGACGAGCAACGCGGTAGCGGGTGCGCAGGCAGGTCGAAATGCGGTGGAGAATAATCTCTTCTACCCCGGTTCTGTGCCGAAAGGCGTGAGCGATTATGGTCAGTCTGCGACATCATTGTATACCAATACCAATCTGACGGATGAGCAAGGCAATGTGCTTAATCCTACAACAGACGAGCAACGGCAATACGCGATGCATAAGCTAGTCACGGGGACGATGCCGGAAGGACAGGATCCTGTACGTGGCTTGTTAACAGCGTGGGGCGCGGGAGCTTCAGTGGTTGGTGGAACAATCGTTGCACCAGCGGCTGGTGTTTATGCTGTGTTTGGCGGCGGTTTACTCGGCGGTATTACAGATGCAACCAAACAGTTTTTAACTATGTCTCCGAATGACACATACAGCTATACCGATACATTGATTGCTGTAGGAACAGGAGCGCTGACTCAAGGTAAGGGAACGACTTTTAGCCTCTTTGTGAATACAGGGGGAGCATATTTAGGAAGTAAGGCGAAAGGTGAAGATCCGAGTGCATCTATGGCAGGTAATGTGATTGGTACTGTTATTGGTAATAAAGTTGGGGGCAAGTTTACCCAGCAGATGCTCTCAAAGGGTTACTCTCCTGTGAGTTCAGAAGTTATCGGTTCAGTAGCAAGTGGAGTGACTAGCACAGGCTCTGGATATATGACTGAAAAAGTAATTAAGAATACGGGAGCTGAGAATGCAGAAGAATGA
- a CDS encoding DUF421 domain-containing protein yields the protein MEYYGYVLLKFIIGFTIVITHLNFSGKTQLSQMTPVDFIGNFILGGIIGGVIYSDSIPLYQYVIVLLIGVSLISLLNAISKNIYFFRSVSIGDPIPIIKKGKFLMENILQKKNKIDIINVASQLHAQGINSFQKINYAQIEPNGQLSVICEGMEMPSVIVIKDGKPRKNDLCEIEKDEEWLLAEITRHGIELDNIYLAEFWKGNLMFILNDGTVVK from the coding sequence ATGGAATATTACGGATACGTGTTATTAAAATTTATTATCGGTTTTACTATTGTTATTACCCATTTAAATTTCTCTGGTAAAACACAGCTATCGCAAATGACTCCTGTGGATTTTATTGGTAACTTTATATTAGGTGGTATTATTGGCGGCGTAATTTATAGTGACAGTATTCCACTCTACCAATATGTTATTGTATTACTCATTGGTGTCAGTCTGATTTCTCTTCTTAACGCTATCAGTAAGAATATTTATTTTTTTCGCTCCGTCAGTATTGGTGACCCAATCCCTATTATCAAGAAAGGGAAATTCCTGATGGAAAACATTCTACAAAAGAAGAATAAAATAGATATTATCAACGTAGCTTCACAGCTGCATGCTCAAGGGATCAACTCTTTCCAAAAGATAAACTATGCTCAAATCGAACCCAACGGACAGCTAAGTGTGATTTGTGAAGGCATGGAGATGCCATCTGTGATCGTGATTAAAGATGGTAAGCCGAGGAAAAACGATTTGTGTGAAATAGAGAAAGATGAAGAGTGGCTCCTTGCCGAAATTACTCGACATGGCATCGAGTTAGATAACATCTATTTGGCTGAATTCTGGAAAGGCAATCTCATGTTCATATTAAATGACGGTACCGTCGTCAAATAG
- a CDS encoding valine--tRNA ligase, whose protein sequence is METKYNPQDIEQPLYEHWEKQGYFKPHGDTSKESFSIMIPPPNVTGSLHMGHAFQQTIMDTLIRYQRMQGKNTLWQAGTDHAGIATQMVVERKIAAEEGKTRHDYGREAFIDKIWQWKGESGGNITNQMRRLGNSVDWERERFTMDEGLSNAVKEVFVRLYKEDLIYRGKRLVNWDPKLRTAISDLEVENREVKGSMWHLRYPLADGVKTADGKDYLVVATTRPETVLGDTGVAVNPEDPRYKDLIGKEVILPLIGRRIPIVGDEHADMEKGTGCVKITPAHDFNDYEVGKRHQLPMVNILTFDGDIRQSAEIFDTNGEASTAYSGDIPEAFQGLERFAARKALVAAFDELGLLEEIKAHDLTVPYGDRGGVVIEPMLTDQWYVRAAVLAKPAVEAVEDGRIQFVPKQYENMYFSWMRDIQDWCISRQLWWGHRIPAWYDANGNVYVGRTEAEVRSENNLADDVVLNQDEDVLDTWFSSGLWTFSTLGWPEQTPDLKAFHPSSVMVSGFDIIFFWIARMIMLTMHFIKDEDGKSQVPFHTVYMTGLIRDEEGQKMSKSKGNVIDPLDMVDGISLEALLEKRTGNMMQPQLAEKIRKRTEKQFPNGIEPHGTDALRFTLAALASTGRDINWDMKRLEGYRNFCNKLWNASRFVLMNTEDQDCGFGAGEKVLSLADRWILAEFNRTVKAYREALDGYRFDIAANILYEFTWNQFCDWYLELTKPVMNGGSEAELRGTRNTLVTVLEALLRLAHPIIPFITETIWLRVKALKGISADTIMLQPFPEFDAAQEDTLALNDLEWIKQAIIAVRNIRAEMNIAPGKPLEVLLRDVTAEAQRRVEDNRSFIQTLARLESITLLPAGDKGPVSVTKLIEGAELLIPMAGLIDKAAELDRLTKEVAKIEAEIGRIESKLSNEGFVARAPEAVVAKEREKLDGYAVAKAKLLEQHAVIAAL, encoded by the coding sequence AGTAAAGAAAGCTTCAGCATCATGATCCCGCCGCCCAACGTCACCGGCAGCTTGCATATGGGTCATGCTTTCCAGCAAACCATTATGGATACGTTGATCCGCTACCAGCGCATGCAGGGCAAAAATACCCTGTGGCAGGCGGGTACTGACCACGCTGGTATTGCCACGCAAATGGTCGTTGAGCGCAAGATCGCCGCAGAAGAAGGCAAAACGCGCCACGATTACGGCCGCGAAGCGTTCATCGACAAGATCTGGCAGTGGAAAGGCGAATCCGGTGGCAACATCACCAATCAGATGCGCCGTCTGGGTAACTCCGTTGACTGGGAACGCGAGCGTTTCACCATGGATGAAGGCCTGTCCAACGCGGTGAAAGAAGTGTTCGTCCGTCTGTATAAAGAAGACCTGATTTACCGCGGCAAGCGTCTGGTTAACTGGGATCCGAAACTGCGCACCGCAATTTCCGATCTGGAAGTCGAAAACCGCGAAGTGAAAGGGTCAATGTGGCACCTGCGCTACCCGCTGGCCGATGGTGTGAAAACCGCCGACGGGAAAGACTATCTGGTCGTCGCGACTACCCGCCCGGAAACCGTGCTGGGTGATACTGGCGTCGCCGTTAACCCGGAAGATCCGCGTTATAAAGATCTGATCGGCAAAGAGGTGATCCTACCGCTGATTGGCCGCCGTATTCCGATCGTTGGCGACGAACATGCCGATATGGAAAAAGGCACCGGCTGCGTGAAGATCACGCCAGCGCACGACTTCAACGACTACGAAGTTGGTAAACGCCACCAGTTGCCGATGGTGAACATCCTGACGTTCGACGGTGATATCCGCCAGAGCGCTGAAATTTTTGATACCAATGGCGAAGCCAGCACCGCGTATAGCGGCGACATTCCAGAAGCCTTCCAGGGTCTGGAGCGTTTTGCCGCACGTAAAGCGTTGGTAGCCGCATTCGATGAGCTCGGCCTGCTGGAAGAGATCAAAGCGCACGATCTGACCGTGCCTTACGGCGACCGTGGCGGCGTTGTGATTGAACCGATGCTTACCGACCAGTGGTACGTGCGTGCTGCCGTGCTGGCTAAGCCGGCGGTGGAAGCGGTTGAAGATGGTCGCATCCAGTTCGTACCAAAACAGTACGAAAACATGTACTTCAGTTGGATGCGCGACATTCAGGACTGGTGTATCTCCCGTCAACTGTGGTGGGGTCACCGCATCCCAGCCTGGTACGATGCCAACGGCAACGTCTATGTGGGCCGTACGGAAGCAGAAGTACGCAGTGAAAATAACCTTGCAGACGATGTCGTTCTGAATCAGGATGAAGACGTACTGGATACCTGGTTCTCATCCGGGCTGTGGACCTTCTCTACGCTGGGTTGGCCAGAGCAAACCCCCGATCTGAAAGCGTTCCACCCAAGCAGCGTGATGGTCAGCGGCTTCGACATCATCTTCTTCTGGATTGCCCGCATGATCATGCTGACCATGCACTTCATCAAAGATGAAGACGGCAAATCGCAGGTGCCATTCCACACCGTTTACATGACCGGCCTGATCCGTGATGAGGAAGGTCAGAAAATGTCTAAATCCAAAGGGAACGTCATCGACCCGCTGGATATGGTGGACGGCATTTCGCTGGAAGCCCTGCTGGAAAAACGTACCGGCAACATGATGCAGCCACAGCTGGCGGAAAAAATCCGCAAGCGCACCGAGAAACAGTTCCCGAACGGCATCGAGCCTCACGGTACGGATGCCCTGCGCTTTACGCTGGCGGCGCTGGCCTCTACTGGTCGCGACATCAACTGGGACATGAAGCGCCTGGAAGGTTACCGTAACTTCTGTAACAAGCTGTGGAACGCCAGCCGTTTTGTGCTGATGAACACCGAAGATCAGGATTGCGGCTTTGGCGCAGGCGAGAAAGTGCTGTCGCTGGCTGACCGCTGGATTCTGGCGGAATTCAACCGTACGGTGAAAGCCTACCGCGAGGCGCTGGACGGCTATCGCTTTGATATTGCGGCCAACATTCTGTACGAATTCACCTGGAACCAGTTCTGTGACTGGTATCTGGAACTGACGAAGCCCGTGATGAATGGCGGCTCCGAAGCGGAACTCCGCGGTACGCGCAATACGCTGGTTACCGTGCTGGAAGCCTTGCTGCGCCTGGCACACCCGATTATTCCGTTCATTACTGAAACCATCTGGCTACGCGTCAAAGCGCTGAAAGGCATCAGTGCAGACACCATCATGCTGCAACCCTTCCCTGAGTTCGATGCCGCGCAGGAAGATACTCTGGCGCTGAACGATCTGGAGTGGATCAAGCAGGCAATTATCGCGGTGCGTAACATTCGTGCGGAAATGAATATCGCGCCGGGCAAACCGCTGGAGGTCTTACTGCGCGATGTCACGGCTGAAGCACAGCGTCGTGTAGAAGATAACCGCAGCTTCATTCAAACGCTGGCGCGTCTGGAAAGTATTACGCTGCTGCCTGCGGGCGACAAGGGTCCGGTTTCCGTCACTAAACTCATCGAGGGTGCCGAGCTGTTAATTCCGATGGCAGGCCTGATCGACAAAGCAGCAGAGTTGGATCGTTTGACGAAAGAAGTGGCGAAAATCGAAGCCGAGATTGGTCGCATCGAAAGTAAGCTGTCCAACGAAGGCTTTGTAGCCCGTGCACCGGAAGCGGTCGTTGCCAAAGAACGTGAAAAACTGGACGGCTACGCCGTAGCGAAAGCCAAGCTGCTGGAACAGCACGCAGTCATCGCTGCGCTGTAA